A window of the Synechococcus sp. M16.1 genome harbors these coding sequences:
- a CDS encoding AbrB family transcriptional regulator, which produces MLTGSDLLAKVKELGDVSKSDLVRACGYVSDKKDGGDRLNFTAFYEALLEAKGVNLSSGGAAIGKGGRKLSYIAKVQGNGNLLIGKAYTAMLNLEPGDEFEIKLGKKAIRLIPTGAAAEHSEAADQVDE; this is translated from the coding sequence ATGCTGACCGGTTCCGATCTGCTTGCCAAGGTCAAAGAACTTGGAGATGTTTCCAAATCCGATCTGGTGAGAGCTTGCGGATACGTCTCTGACAAGAAAGATGGTGGCGATCGCCTGAATTTCACAGCGTTCTACGAGGCCCTGCTCGAGGCCAAGGGCGTGAATCTGAGCAGCGGTGGTGCTGCGATTGGCAAAGGTGGTCGCAAACTGAGCTACATCGCTAAAGTTCAGGGCAATGGCAATCTGCTGATCGGCAAGGCTTACACCGCCATGCTGAACCTCGAACCCGGCGACGAGTTCGAAATCAAGCTCGGCAAGAAAGCCATCCGTCTGATCCCTACGGGTGCAGCTGCGGAGCACAGCGAAGCTGCCGACCAGGTTGACGAGTGA
- a CDS encoding AEC family transporter, producing MEVFILRFLLELVPSLLIGFWAGRRHETLSTRLAAPLVRFGVPISVMGLLLKGGLSSYMLQAAGLAVFAMGLVLVGAARLPGLAELASPTLRLGSCTGNTAYFGVPLALAFLPDEALPISIGYDLGATLLVWSLGPLLIGGQVDGSQRLRGLLSSVAGSPATRGLIGALLVQATPWSASVADALWWPSRCVIVLALMVVGMRLGSIHRQGIAPEVRPLQLIKPLVAKLLLYPLLLGLLASLLQFKPLMVQAVALQGAAPTAISLLLIAESVGADQERAAGLVFWSTLLALITAPAWGVLLRSQF from the coding sequence ATGGAGGTGTTCATTCTTCGGTTCTTGCTGGAGCTTGTGCCCTCCCTTCTGATTGGGTTCTGGGCTGGTCGTCGCCATGAAACCCTGTCCACTCGCTTGGCCGCACCGCTGGTGAGGTTCGGTGTGCCGATCAGTGTGATGGGCCTGCTGTTGAAGGGTGGCCTCAGCAGCTACATGTTGCAGGCCGCAGGCCTTGCGGTGTTTGCCATGGGTCTTGTTCTTGTGGGTGCCGCGCGCCTGCCAGGATTGGCTGAGCTGGCGTCTCCCACGCTGCGGCTTGGTAGCTGCACCGGAAACACGGCCTATTTCGGGGTTCCTCTCGCCCTGGCTTTCCTGCCCGACGAGGCTCTGCCCATCAGCATTGGCTACGACCTCGGGGCGACACTGCTGGTCTGGAGCCTGGGACCGCTGCTGATCGGGGGGCAGGTCGATGGATCTCAGCGGTTGCGAGGGTTGCTCAGCAGTGTTGCTGGGAGTCCGGCAACCCGAGGACTCATCGGTGCGTTGCTGGTTCAGGCGACCCCATGGTCTGCTTCGGTGGCCGATGCGCTGTGGTGGCCTTCACGCTGCGTGATCGTGCTGGCTCTGATGGTGGTGGGCATGCGCCTGGGCAGCATTCATCGCCAGGGCATTGCGCCGGAGGTACGTCCTCTGCAGTTGATTAAGCCACTGGTGGCCAAACTCCTTCTCTATCCGTTGTTGCTTGGGCTCCTGGCGTCTCTGCTGCAGTTCAAGCCTTTGATGGTTCAGGCGGTTGCTCTGCAAGGAGCCGCGCCGACGGCAATCTCTCTTTTGCTCATCGCAGAATCTGTGGGTGCTGATCAGGAGCGGGCCGCCGGGTTGGTGTTTTGGAGCACGTTGCTGGCCTTGATCACTGCGCCTGCATGGGGCGTGCTGCTGCGCTCTCAGTTCTGA
- a CDS encoding alpha-ketoglutarate-dependent dioxygenase AlkB has protein sequence MTIHPAAAETDWSLHGGWLKPELARHWQTQLEHQLQWEQPVVQVYGKRHPVPRLTVFLANEGIHYRYSGAIHTGDGWPAWFKPLLQQVNQACETNFNGCLLNWYRHGDDRMGWHADDEPEIDQRAPIASLSLGATRDFQLRHRRTAHLKMSLPLADGDLLVMHPGCQSRWMHSVPQRRKVQSPRINLTFRRFQN, from the coding sequence ATGACCATCCATCCAGCTGCAGCTGAAACGGACTGGTCCCTGCATGGGGGTTGGCTGAAGCCAGAACTTGCCAGGCACTGGCAAACACAGCTTGAACACCAGCTCCAGTGGGAGCAGCCCGTCGTTCAGGTCTATGGCAAGCGACACCCGGTCCCCCGACTGACGGTGTTTCTTGCCAATGAAGGAATTCACTACCGATACAGCGGTGCCATTCACACCGGTGATGGCTGGCCTGCATGGTTCAAGCCATTGCTGCAGCAGGTGAATCAAGCCTGTGAGACCAACTTCAACGGATGCCTGCTCAATTGGTATCGCCATGGCGATGACCGCATGGGTTGGCACGCCGATGACGAACCGGAAATTGATCAGCGGGCTCCGATTGCCTCCCTTTCACTCGGGGCGACGCGGGATTTTCAGCTCCGCCACCGCAGAACTGCTCACCTGAAAATGTCTCTGCCGTTGGCCGATGGTGACCTTCTGGTGATGCACCCGGGCTGTCAGAGCCGATGGATGCACAGTGTTCCTCAGCGGCGCAAAGTGCAGAGCCCCCGCATCAATCTCACCTTTCGCCGTTTTCAGAACTGA